CCGAACGGCTTCTCCATGATGACGCGCGAGCGCTCGACGAGCCCCGCGTCGCGCAGCATCGTCACCACCGCGAGCGCCGCGCGGGGAGGCACGCTGAGGTAGTGCAGGCGGCGTACGCCTTCTCCGAGCTCGCCCTCGGCCTCGGCGACCGCCTTCGCCAGCGCCTCGGGCCCTGCGCTCTGGGGCACGTAGCGCAGCTTGCAGGCGAACGCGTCCCACTGCTCCTTGTTGAGCGGGCGGGTGCTGAACTCCGACACCGCCTGGAAGGCGAACGCGCGGAACGCGTCGTCGTCGAGGTCCTCCAGCGAGGTGGCGACGATCTGCACCTCGGGCGCGAGCGAGGACAGCGCGAGGTAGGTCAGGCCGGGCAGCAGCTTGCGCCGCGACAGGTCGCCGGTGGCTCCGAACAGGACGATGACGTGGGGATCGAGGTGCTCCGGCTCCCGGCCGTAGCGCCGGGCGTTCGGGTCCGGGTAGGCGATGGTCTGGGCTGGGGCCTCTGACATGGCGACATACTGCCACCGGCCGGTCGTCAGAGGACGGAGCGGTACACCTCGAGGGTCTGCTGCGCGACGGCGTCCCAGGAGAAGACCTCGACCGCGCGCCGACGGCCGACGCGGCCCATCTCGGCAGCGCGCTCGGGGTCGGCCAGCAGGGTGTTGACGCGCTCGGCGAGGTCGGCGACGAAGGTCTCGGGGTCGAGCGGCGTGCCCGTGCCGTCGCTGACCTGCTCGATGGGCACGAGCAGCCCGGAGCCGTCGGCGACCACCTCGGGGATGCCCCCGGTGGCGGTGGCGACGACCGCGGTCTCGCACGCCATCGCCTCGAGGTTGACGATGCCCATCGGCTCGTAGATCGAGGGGCAGACGAAGACGGTCGCGTGCGTGAGGACCTGGATGACCTGCGGGCGCGGCAGCATCTCCTGCACCCACACCACGCCGCTGCGCGAGGCGCGCAGCTCGTCGACGAGGCCCTCGACCTCCGCAGCGATCTCGGGGGTGTCCGGCGCGCCGGCCAGCAGCACCAGCTGGGCGTCGGGGTCGAGCCGCTCGGCGGCGCGCAGCAGGTAGGGCAGGCCCTTCTGCCGGGTGATGCGCCCGACGAAGACCGCGTAGGGGCGGCCCGGGTCGATGCCGTGGCGCTCGAGGACGTCGGTGCCGGGGTCGGGCGCGTAGAGCTCGGTGTCGATGCCGTTGTAGACGACGCGGACCTTGTCGGGGTCGAGCGCCGGGTAGACGTCGAGCACGTCGGCCCGCATGCCGGCGCTGACGCTGATGACCGCGTCTGCGGACTCGAGCGCCGTGCGCTCGACCCACGACGAGACCGCGTAGCCGCCGCCGAGCTGCTCGGCCTTCCACGGCCGGTGCGGCTCGAGGCTGTGGGTCGTGACGACGTGCGGCACCCCGTGCAGGAGGGCGGCGACGCTGCCGGCGTGGTTGGCGTACCAGGTGTGGCTGTGCACCAGGTCGGCACCGGCGCAGTCGCTCGCCATGGCGAGGTCGACGGCCATGGTGCGCAGCGCGGCGTTGGCGCCGGGCAGCACGCTGCTGTCGTCGTAGGCCGTGGTGCCCGGCTCGTCGCGGGGCGCCCCGAAGCAGCGGACGCGCACATCGGTCGAGGCCGCGCGGAGGGCTCGCGTGAGGTACTCGACGTGGACACCGGCGCCGCCGTAGACGGCGGGCGGGTACTCGCGGGTGAGGAGGTCGACGCGCACGTCCCGCACCTTGCCACAAAGTCGGCGCCACGGGCGGCACCGGGGTGAGCCACACCACACGAGGGGGTACGGTGCCGCCATGGCTGACGTCCTGGCGATCGTCCTGGCAGGTGGTGAGGGCAAGCGGCTGATGCCGCTCACCGCTGACCGGGCCAAGCCCGCTGTGCCCTTCGGGGGCAACTACCGGCTCATCGACTTCGTCCTGTCGAACCTCACCAACGCGGGGTTCCTCAAGGTCGTGGTGCTGACGCAGTACAAGTCGCACAGCCTCGACAGGCACATCACCAAGACCTGGCGCATGTCGACCCTGCTCGGCAACTACATCACCCCGGTGCCGGCCCAGCAGCGCCTCGGCCCGCGGTGGTTCGCCGGCTCCGCCGACGCGATCTACCAGAACCTCAACCTCATCGACGACGAGCGGCCGAAGTACATCATCGTGTTCGGCGCCGACCACATCTACCGCATGGACCCGCGGCAGATGCTCCAGCAGCACATCGAGTCCGGCGTCGGGCTCACCGTCGCGGCCGTCCGCCAGCCGCTGCACGAGGCCGACCAGTTCGGCGTCATCGAGACCGAGACCTCCGGCCCCGACGCCGGGCGCAAGATCGCCCGCTTCCGCGAGAAGCCGAAGGACGCGGTGGGGCTGGCCGACGCGCCCGACCAGGTCTACGCCTCGATGGGCAACTACATCTTCACGACCCGGGCGCTCGTCGACGCGGTGACCCGCGACGCGATGAACCCCGAGAGCAAGCACGACGTCGGCGGCAACCTGGTGCCGATGTTCGTCGACAAGGACGACGCCCAGGTCTACGACTTCACCCAGAACGAGGTGCCCGGCTCGACCGCGCGCGACCACGCCTACTGGCGCGACGTCGGCACGCTCGACTCGTTCTACGAGGCCAACATGGACCTCATCTCGGTCCACCCCGTCTTCAACATGTACAACTACGAGTGGCCCATCTTCACGGCCTACGACCCGATGCCCGCCGCGAAGTTCGTGCGCGGCGACGACGGCTCGGGCGGCGTGGCCTACGGCTCCATGGTCTCCCCCGGCGCCATCATCTCCGGCTCCTCGGTGGAGGACTCCGTGGTCTTCCCGCGCACCCAGGTGCTCCGCGGTGCCCACGTGTCGGCCTCGGTGCTCATGGACCGCGTCGTCGTCGAGCCCGGCGCCCGGGTCGTGCGAGCGGTGCTCGACAAGAACGTCGTGGTCGAGGCCGGCGCGACCGTGGGCGTCGACATCGAGCGCGACCGGGCCCGCGGCTACACCGTCTCGCCCTCGGGCATCGTCGTCGTGGGCAAGGGCCAGCGCGTCACGGCCTGAGCCGCGCCTAGTCCTCCGCCCGGCGGTCGTGGACGGCCATCACCGCGGCGACGCCGACGACCACGCCGATGGCGGTGGTCACGCCCCTGTCGCGCAGCAGCGGCCAGGCCGGCCCGGTGGTGACCAGCCGCGGCATGAGCACGGCCATCGGGGTCACGAAGAGCATGGCGACGCCGTAGTGCCTCAGGACGAAGAGCTCCGCCAACACCTGGAGCAGGCCGACCAGCGCGACCACGGTCCAGCCGTGCGGGCCTGAGAGCACGAGCGGCGCGGCGACGAGCAGGCCCCCTGCCGTGCCGGCGAAGCGGTGCCAGGCGCGGGTCAGCCGCCCGACCGTGTCGCCCGCTGACCACGGCACCACCGCTGCGACGGCCGCCCAGTAGGAGTGGTGCAGCCCGAGGCCGGCCGCGGCTCCGGCGGCGACGAGGGCCGAGCCGGCGCTGACGCCCGCGCGCGCCGCCACCTCTCGACCGGTGCGGGCGGGGTACGCGGCCGGCCCCCGCCCCGTGCGCCGGCTGCCCGCGTGCGCCGCCCCGAGAGCGCCGACCAGCACGGCGAAGGCCGCAGCCGCTGCACCGATGCCGAAGGCCTCGGGCACCCGGTGCCAGGTCGCCGGCGTACCGGCGCAGGCGCCGAAGGCGAACACCGCGAACAGCGGTCCGGGCGGCAGCCACCGCCACCGGTCGGAGCACGCGGACCCGGCGGCGGCGGCCGCAGCCGTACCGACCACCGCAGGCCACACGCCGCGGTCGAGGGCCGAGACCGCCGCTCCGGCGGTGATGCAGGCGACGAGCAGCGCGGCCGCCTGCAGCTGCATCACCGCCCGGTCGACGTGGGTGCCGCGGCGCGAGTAGATCGAGGCGAAGGCTCCGAAGGCGGCGTAGAGCGCGTCGCCGATGTGCCCGGTGAGCCGCAGCACCACCAGCGGCACCACGACCGCGGTCGTGACCCGCAGCGCGGGCAGCAGGTCGGACCTCTGGGGCAGCGGCGGCACCACGGCACTCTAGGGGCGGCGCGCCTCCGGCAGGACGACGACCTCGTTGCGACGGTGCCGGGCACCGGCCCACCAGAAGCCGACGGCGATCGCGATGAACGCGGCGAGCGGCACGGCC
Above is a window of Motilibacter peucedani DNA encoding:
- the glgC gene encoding glucose-1-phosphate adenylyltransferase; amino-acid sequence: MADVLAIVLAGGEGKRLMPLTADRAKPAVPFGGNYRLIDFVLSNLTNAGFLKVVVLTQYKSHSLDRHITKTWRMSTLLGNYITPVPAQQRLGPRWFAGSADAIYQNLNLIDDERPKYIIVFGADHIYRMDPRQMLQQHIESGVGLTVAAVRQPLHEADQFGVIETETSGPDAGRKIARFREKPKDAVGLADAPDQVYASMGNYIFTTRALVDAVTRDAMNPESKHDVGGNLVPMFVDKDDAQVYDFTQNEVPGSTARDHAYWRDVGTLDSFYEANMDLISVHPVFNMYNYEWPIFTAYDPMPAAKFVRGDDGSGGVAYGSMVSPGAIISGSSVEDSVVFPRTQVLRGAHVSASVLMDRVVVEPGARVVRAVLDKNVVVEAGATVGVDIERDRARGYTVSPSGIVVVGKGQRVTA
- a CDS encoding FUSC family protein → MPPLPQRSDLLPALRVTTAVVVPLVVLRLTGHIGDALYAAFGAFASIYSRRGTHVDRAVMQLQAAALLVACITAGAAVSALDRGVWPAVVGTAAAAAAGSACSDRWRWLPPGPLFAVFAFGACAGTPATWHRVPEAFGIGAAAAAFAVLVGALGAAHAGSRRTGRGPAAYPARTGREVAARAGVSAGSALVAAGAAAGLGLHHSYWAAVAAVVPWSAGDTVGRLTRAWHRFAGTAGGLLVAAPLVLSGPHGWTVVALVGLLQVLAELFVLRHYGVAMLFVTPMAVLMPRLVTTGPAWPLLRDRGVTTAIGVVVGVAAVMAVHDRRAED
- the glgA gene encoding glycogen synthase, with translation MRVDLLTREYPPAVYGGAGVHVEYLTRALRAASTDVRVRCFGAPRDEPGTTAYDDSSVLPGANAALRTMAVDLAMASDCAGADLVHSHTWYANHAGSVAALLHGVPHVVTTHSLEPHRPWKAEQLGGGYAVSSWVERTALESADAVISVSAGMRADVLDVYPALDPDKVRVVYNGIDTELYAPDPGTDVLERHGIDPGRPYAVFVGRITRQKGLPYLLRAAERLDPDAQLVLLAGAPDTPEIAAEVEGLVDELRASRSGVVWVQEMLPRPQVIQVLTHATVFVCPSIYEPMGIVNLEAMACETAVVATATGGIPEVVADGSGLLVPIEQVSDGTGTPLDPETFVADLAERVNTLLADPERAAEMGRVGRRRAVEVFSWDAVAQQTLEVYRSVL